One window of Misgurnus anguillicaudatus chromosome 13, ASM2758022v2, whole genome shotgun sequence genomic DNA carries:
- the aar2 gene encoding protein AAR2 homolog isoform X1: MDPEVARGLFEEGATIILLGVPEGTELGLDYKTWTLGPRFRGVKMIPPGLHFLHYCSTNSTCGEIGPKTGLFLSLKPREVIIAHWNKTDDDLEFSHNAEEVERAKANLQELDPYLGPYPYDTLRKWVSLTDRLSQEVASTLQPLSGRVCAFSDVVPELQLKHTEDRAKENLPHNDRECQSMKEGLDRLPRMKQREGTELRFSYIPKQVYPPGATPAQITKYSMDLSYALNCVLDSHYKEQPLDILGELQFAFVCFLIGNVYEAFEHWKILLSMLCRSEEAMKEKKDLYLGLIAVLYHQLGEIPPDFFVDIVSQSNFLTSTLQDFFQFAISPGVDCTLRKRAEKFKVYVTKKFRWDFDADLDECAPVVVDLPEGVTVD, from the exons ATGGATCCCGAGGTGGCCAGAGGATTGTTTGAAGAAGGAGCCACTATTATTCTACTTGGTGTTCCTGAAGGAACAGAGTTAGGACTTGACTACAAAACCTGGACCCTGGGTCCTCGATTCCGTGGGGTGAAAATGATACCTCCAGGACTTCACTTTCTCCATTACTGCTCCACCAACAGCACTTGTGGAGAGATTGGCCCTAAAACTGGACTGTTCCTCTCCTTGAAACCTCGGGAGGTAATAATAGCACACTGGAACAAAACAGATGATGATCTGGAGTTCTCTCATAATGCTGAGGAAGTTGAGCGTGCAAAGGCCAATCTACAAGAACTGGACCCATATCTGGGGCCATACCCATATGACACACTCCGGAAATGGGTTTCCTTGACTGACAGACTCAGTCAGGAGGTAGCCAGCACTTTGCAACCCCTAAGTGGTAGGGTGTGTGCCTTTAGTGATGTGGTTCCAGAACTGCAGCTGAAACATACTGAAGACAGGGCAAAGGAGAATCTACCTCATAATGATAGGGAATGTCAGAGTATGAAGGAGGGATTGGACCGACTGCCAAGGATGAAACAAAGAGAAGGCACAGAGTTACGCTTTTCCTACATTCCCAAGCAGGTTTACCCTCCTGGGGCCACACCTGCTCAGATTACCAAATATAGTATGGATTTGAGCTACGCTCTCAACTGTGTCCTTGACAGTCATTATAAAGAACAACCACTGGATATAC TAGGAGAGCTGCAGTTTGCGTTTGTTTGCTTTCTCATTGGAAATGTATATGAGGCCTTTGAGCACTGGAAAATACTGTTATCTATGCTCTGTCGCTCTGAAGAggcaatgaaagaaaaaaaggaTTTGTATCTGGGCCTCATCGCTGTGCTCTACCATCAGCTGGGAGAAATTCCTCCAGACTTCTTTGTGGATATTGTATCTCAGAGCAACTTTCTTACATCCACACTTCAG GACTTCTTCCAGTTTGCCATCAGCCCTGGGGTGGACTGCACTTTACGCAAAAGAGCTGAAAAATTTAAGGTCTACGTGACTAAAAAGTTTCGATGGGACTTTGATGCAGATCTTGATGAGTGTGCACCAGTGGTGGTGGATCTTCCAGAAGGAGTCACTGTTGACTGA
- the aar2 gene encoding protein AAR2 homolog isoform X2, with protein sequence MDPEVARGLFEEGATIILLGVPEGTELGLDYKTWTLGPRFRGVKMIPPGLHFLHYCSTNSTCGEIGPKTGLFLSLKPREVIIAHWNKTDDDLEFSHNAEEVERAKANLQELDPYLGPYPYDTLRKWVSLTDRLSQEVASTLQPLSGRVCAFSDVVPELQLKHTEDRAKENLPHNDRECQSMKEGLDRLPRMKQREGTELRFSYIPKQVYPPGATPAQITKYSMDLSYALNCVLDSHYKEQPLDILGEFKSSYNTLLQFAFVCFLIGNVYEAFEHWKILLSMLCRSEEAMKEKKDLYLGLIAVLYHQLGEIPPDFFVDIVSQSNFLTSTLQDFFQFAISPGVDCTLRKRAEKFKVYVTKKFRWDFDADLDECAPVVVDLPEGVTVD encoded by the exons ATGGATCCCGAGGTGGCCAGAGGATTGTTTGAAGAAGGAGCCACTATTATTCTACTTGGTGTTCCTGAAGGAACAGAGTTAGGACTTGACTACAAAACCTGGACCCTGGGTCCTCGATTCCGTGGGGTGAAAATGATACCTCCAGGACTTCACTTTCTCCATTACTGCTCCACCAACAGCACTTGTGGAGAGATTGGCCCTAAAACTGGACTGTTCCTCTCCTTGAAACCTCGGGAGGTAATAATAGCACACTGGAACAAAACAGATGATGATCTGGAGTTCTCTCATAATGCTGAGGAAGTTGAGCGTGCAAAGGCCAATCTACAAGAACTGGACCCATATCTGGGGCCATACCCATATGACACACTCCGGAAATGGGTTTCCTTGACTGACAGACTCAGTCAGGAGGTAGCCAGCACTTTGCAACCCCTAAGTGGTAGGGTGTGTGCCTTTAGTGATGTGGTTCCAGAACTGCAGCTGAAACATACTGAAGACAGGGCAAAGGAGAATCTACCTCATAATGATAGGGAATGTCAGAGTATGAAGGAGGGATTGGACCGACTGCCAAGGATGAAACAAAGAGAAGGCACAGAGTTACGCTTTTCCTACATTCCCAAGCAGGTTTACCCTCCTGGGGCCACACCTGCTCAGATTACCAAATATAGTATGGATTTGAGCTACGCTCTCAACTGTGTCCTTGACAGTCATTATAAAGAACAACCACTGGATATACTAGGAGAGTTCAAATCCTCTTACAACACTCTA CTGCAGTTTGCGTTTGTTTGCTTTCTCATTGGAAATGTATATGAGGCCTTTGAGCACTGGAAAATACTGTTATCTATGCTCTGTCGCTCTGAAGAggcaatgaaagaaaaaaaggaTTTGTATCTGGGCCTCATCGCTGTGCTCTACCATCAGCTGGGAGAAATTCCTCCAGACTTCTTTGTGGATATTGTATCTCAGAGCAACTTTCTTACATCCACACTTCAG GACTTCTTCCAGTTTGCCATCAGCCCTGGGGTGGACTGCACTTTACGCAAAAGAGCTGAAAAATTTAAGGTCTACGTGACTAAAAAGTTTCGATGGGACTTTGATGCAGATCTTGATGAGTGTGCACCAGTGGTGGTGGATCTTCCAGAAGGAGTCACTGTTGACTGA